The DNA sequence TATTATAAAAATTTATAACCAATTAGCAAATTGTCTGCAAGAAAACACCCTGTTTCCATCATGAAACTAATAATTACTTGCGAACACGGAGGCAATCATATTCCTGAAAAGTACCTTTCTTTTTTCAAAAATGCAGAAAACACATTATGTTCACATCAAGGATATGATTTAGGTGCTCTAAATATTTTTCAAAAACTAAAACCGCTTTCAAATTATTCAAAATACAGTAAAACAAGTCGATTATTGATTGAATTAAATCGTTCATTACACCATCCTAATGTGTTTTCAAAATTCACAAAACAATTATCAAAAACAGAAAAAAACACCATAATAAAAACGTATTATGAACCATATAGGAACAACATTGAATCTAAAATAATCAGCTATTTAAATACCAATCAACGAGTTGTTCATATATCTATTCATTCTTTTACCCCCGTTTTAAATAAAATGGAAAGAAATTGCGATATCGGTTTACTATTCGACACTTCTAAAAAAGAAGAAAAGTTTTTTTGCAAACAGTTTAAAAGCATTTTAAAAGAACAGGATTCAAACTTCACTATTCGATATAATTATCCTTATTTAGGCAAAGCTGATGGTTTTACCTCATATTTACGTAAAAAATTCCCTGAGAACTATTTAGGTATCGAATTAGAAGTTAATCAAAAATTCTCGAATCATAATACTATGAATCACAACCTGAAAACCGTACTTTATAACACTTTAAAGGAGGTTGTTTATAAGCATCAGTAAAAAAATTAGATTCAATACAAAACACTGTTCATTACGATGTAGCTCCAATATATTTAGTACTTTTACGTGCTTAAAAAATTAAAATATGTCAACAGCTAAAAAAGAATATAAACGTATTACTGTAAAAACTTTAGTGGATATGAAAGCCAACGGCGAAAAAATATCCATGCTTACCGCTTATGATTATACCATGGCAAAAATTGTAGACGGCGCTGGCATTGACATTATTTTGGTAGGCGATTCTGCAAGTAATGTTATGGCGGGTCACGAAACAACATTGCCAATTACTTTAGATCAAATGATTTACCATGCATCTTCGGTAGTTCGGGCTATAGACCGCGCATTAGTTGTTGTAGATTTACCCTTTGGCAGTTATCAAAGTGACCCTAAGGAAGCCTTACGTTCTGCTATTAGAATCATGAAAGAAAGTGGTGCACATTCTGTTAAAATGGAAGGCGGTAAAGAAATTAAAGAATCCATTAAACGCATTTTAAATGCAGGAATTCCTGTTATGGGACATTTAGGTTTAACGCCACAATCTATATATAAATTTGGAACTTACACGGTTCGGGCTAAAGAAGAGCAAGAAGCTTTAAATTTAATTGAAGACGCTCAAATGTTAGAACGCATTGGTTGTTTTGGAATTGTACTTGAAAAAATTCCTGCTAAACTTGCTAAAAAAGTTGCTGAAAGTGTAAGTATCCCCATTATTGGTATTGGTGCTGGAAATGGTGTAGACGGACAAGTTTTAGTACTCCATGATATGTTAGGAATGACCCACGAATTCAATCCGCGTTTTTTACGTCGATATTTAAATTTATATGAAGACATGACTAAAGCTATATCAAAATATGTAGATGATGTAAAAAGCTTGGAATTCCCTAATGATAATGAGCAATATTAATTTTAGAATCTCAAAGTTTATTTCTTTCCAAAGTGATTATAGAGACATCTAAATTTAAAAAATTAAACACTATATAGATTTGAATAAATCATTCATATGATTTAAAGATTCTAACATTACAATTAACGAAACATGTCTAAGGTTTTATCTAACAAATCAAATCTCCAAGTTCTTTATGAAGACAATCATATTATAATTATAAACAAACGTGCAGGTGATATTGTGCAAGGAGACAAAACAGGTGACAAACCTTTAAGTGATGTGGTTAAGGAATACATAGCTGAAAAGTATAATAAACCCGGCAATGTGTATTTAGGTGTGGTACATCGATTGGACCGCCCTACTACAGGTATTGTGGTTTTTGCACGAACTAGTAAAGTTTTGCCTCGTTTAAATGCTTTGTTTGTTTCTAAAAACATTCATAAAACCTATTGGGCAGTTGTTAAAAATAAACCACCAAAAACTGAAGACAAACTCATTCATTGGTTAAAAAAGAACCCTAAAAACAATAAATCTACAGCACATACAAAAGAAATAAAAGATAGCAAAAAAGCGATTCTTCACTATAAAACAATAAATAAATTAGACAATTATTATTTGTTGGAAGTTAATTTAGAAACTGGCAGGCATCATCAAATAAGATCACAACTATCAAATATTGGTTGCACTATAAAAGGTGATTTAAAATATGGTTTTAATAGAAGTAATCCCGATGCTAGTATTCATTTACACGCAAGACATATTGCATTTGAACATCCCGTTAAAAAAGAGCCCATCAAAATTTCTGCTCCGCCTCCAAAAGACCCAATTTGGAATGCTTGTTTATAACAATTTGGAAGTACTGAAAAGCTAGATGTAATTATATGGATTAAATTTCATCAAAATTACCCCCTAATCATTTTATATTTATTAGACATTTTTACTTTAATCTACAAATCCTTATAAAAAACAAGCAATTAGTCCTTGTATTTGCAGAATACTAATCAAAATCGTAACATTACAAATCTTAAAAATGTTGTATGGAAGACGAGAATAACCATTCCAAAATAAAAACTGACACTAAAAAAACAATTAAAAACAGAGAATTAAACATATGGGAAGCGCTAATTCCTGTTTTTATTTTAATAAGCTTACTCGCGTTTAATATATTTTTTGTTGAAGACCAAGAATGGTTAGGCACATATACCATCCAAATTTTATTACTTTTTAGCGGATTTACTGCCATTGTAATTGGTTTTTTTAATAAAGTACCGTCTTCAAGAGTCATAGCAGAAATATGGGAAAACTTAAAAAGTGTTTTTACTCCTATTTTAATTCTGTTTTTAGTTGGTGCATTAGCTGGTATTTGGTTAGTTAGCGGCATCATACCTACCATGATTTATTATGGCTTACAGGTATTAAATCCAAGCATATTTCTGCCAGCATGTGTTATTATTTGTTCTATTATATCTATTGCAACAGGAAGCTCTTGGACTACGTCTGCAACCGTAGGAATAGCATTAATTGGTATTGGATCTGTATTGGGAATTCATACTGGTATGATTGCCGGTGCCGTTATTTCAGGTGCATATTTTGGAGACAAAATGTCTCCTTTAAGCGATACAACCAATTTAGCACCCGCCATTGCTGAAACAGATTTATTTACCCATATTAGGTATATGTCTATTACAACAGTTCCAACAATTATAGTAACACTTATAGTGTTTTCTCTGTTAAGTGTTTTTATCGAAACATCAGGAAATGTAGATATTACAGATTTGTTAAATTCAATAAAAAACACCTTCAATATATCTCCTTGGCTGTTTTTAGTCCCCATTGCTGTAGTCGTTCTTATTTTATTAAAAACCAAACCCCTTATTGCTTTAAGTACGGGAGTTATTGGGGCTATTATTTTTGCTTATATTTTTCAACCTGAATTATTAACAAAATTAGGAGACTCAAAACTTGATTCTATAGTTTCATCTATATTTAGTGATACTCAAATAGAAACGGACAATGAAAAACTTTACGATCTCTTTTCTTCAGGAGGTATGAAAGGTATGTTATGGACCATATATCTTGTAGTTTGCGCCATGATTTTTGGAGGTATTATGGATGGCATTGGAGCATTGGCCAGAATAACCAAATCTTTATTATCAATAGCATCTTCTGTTTTTGGATTATTTAGTAGTACAGTTATTAGTTGTATTGGTTTAAATATTATAGCCTCAGACCAATATTTAGCCATTGTTATACCTGGAAAAATGTTTAAAAAAGCATATAAAGATAAAGGGTTAGCACCTCAAAACTTAAGTAGAACCTTAGAAGATTCTGGTACAGTAACATCTGTTTTAATACCTTGGAATGGCTGTGGAGCTTATCAGTCAGGTGTATTGGGTGTAAGTGTAAGTGAGTATTTTGTCTTTGCCATATTTAATTGGTTAAGCCCTATCATGACTCTTATTTTTGCAGCCTTTTCAATAAAAATTAAGCAAATCTCTTCGAAATAAATTTAAATTATCTTTATTCAAGTTTGTCATAAATAAAATTTATTAAAACATAAATAATTAAGATTTTGTTTTTATCCCAAATCGCCCTTTGAATATTATATTTGCTGTATTAAAAATAACAGTAACATATAAATAAAAAACACATGGCATTAGTAGGAAAAAAATTCCCAGATTTAAACGTTGACGCAATGAATGATATGGGCGATACTTTTAAAGTAAACGTTCTTGAAGAAGCAGTTAACAAAAAGAAAAAAGTAGTATTGTTTTGGTACCCAAAGGATTTTACTTTTGTATGTCCAACAGAGTTACATGCATTTCAAGCTGCATTACCAGAATTCGAAAAACGCAACACTATTGTGATTGGAGCGTCTTGTGATACTCCAGAAGTACACTTTGCATGGTTAAGCCAAGCTAAAGATAATGGAGGTATTGAAGGCGTAACCTACCCAATTTTGGCAGACAGCAACAGAAATCTATCAAGTATTTTAGGCATTTTAGATATCACTAACGAAAAATTTGACGAAGAAACTGGAACAGTTCAAGTTGAAGGAGATAACGTTACTTACAGAGCTACTTATATTATTGATGAAGACGGTATTGTACAACACGAAAGTATCAATAATATGCCTTTAGGTAGAAATGTTGGAGAATATATTCGTTTGGTTGATGCCTTAACTCATGTTCAAGAAAAAGGTGAAGTTTGCCCTGCAAATTGGGAAGAAGGCAAAGACGCAATGTCTCCAAATGCCAAAGGAACAGCAGCATATTTAGCTTCTCATTAATTATAAACATTTTTAATAAACTTGTTAGGCTATCAAATCCTGACAAGTTTATTAAAACATAAAAAATAAAATTATGGTAAATGAAATAGACCAAGATAATTTAGGCGAAATCATTTCTGATAATGACACTGTAATTGTTCAATATTCTGCTACATGGTGCGGAAATTGTAGAATTATGAAACCTAAATTTAAAAAATTAGCTTCAGAAAATGAAAATGTTGTGTTTGTAATTGCGGATGCCGAAAAGTTTCCAGAATCAAGAAAACTTGCTACGGTTGACAATTTACCAACATTTGCTACTTTTAAAAGTGGCAAATTTGTAAACCAAATACAAACCAATAAATTGGATGCTTTAAAAGAATTAGTTAGCGAAGTTTTATAAGGTTAGTAAGGGTTTTCATTTTTTCAAGAAACATAAAAAATATTAATATGAAATTACCAGTAATAAAACATCTAACGCAATTTATAGAGGAAAACGATGAAGATTTCGTTCTTGAAACCATTGAAACTTTAGAAGCTTTAACCGAAGTCTCATCTTTAAAAGATGAAGAATTAGATGTTATCGGAGAACTTATTTCTAATATGTATGGTGCTATTGAAGTCAATAAAATGATAAAAGACGGTACTCCAACAAAAGAAGCTCTTAACAATTTCATGAAAAGGGTTTTAGGTTCAATTGATAAATAATCAAAAAGATAAGGTATTAAAAAAAGCCACTTTTCATAATTAGAAAAGTGGCTTTTTTTGTTTACTTTAATTTTAAGTATATCAAAATCTATCTAAATTCATCACTTTAGTCCAAGCGCTAACAAAATCATTTACAAATTTTTCTTTGCTATCGTCTTGAGCATATACCTCCGAATAAGCTCTTAATATAGAATTTGATCCGAAAACAAGGTCAATTCTTGTTGCTGTCCATTTAATTTCACCTGTTTTACGATTACAAATTTCATAAACTCCATTTGCAACAGGCTTCCATTTATAAGACATGTCTGTAAGATTTACAAAAAAATCATTAGTTAAAGCTCCTACATTATCAGTAAATACCCCGTGTTTAGTACCTCCATAATTAGTACCAAGCATACGCATCCCTCCCATTAAAACTGTCATTTCTGGAGCAGTCAACCCCATCAGTTGAGTACGATCCAACATAAGCTCTTCTGAACTTACCACATAATCTTTCTTTAACCAATTTCTATAACCATCAGCAATTGGTTCCAAAGGTTCAAAAGATTCAACATCAGTCATTTCTTGGGTTGCATCTCCACGCCCAGTAGAAAATGGCACCGAAACATTAAAACCAGCATTTTTTGCAGCTTGCTCTACACCTACATTTCCTGCCAACACAATGGTATCTGCTATACTAATTCCAAACTCTTTTGCTATAGGCTCAAGAATAGATAATACTCTTGAAAGTTTTTCAGGTTCATTTCCTTCCCAATCTTTTTGAGGTGCCAATCGAATTCTTGCGCCATTAGCACCACCTCTAAAATCAGATCCTCTAAATGTTCGAGCACTATCCCAAGCAGTTGAAACCATTTCTGAAATGCTCAAACCTGAATTGGATATTTTAACTTTTACGGCATCAACATCGTAATCAGTTTTTCCTTTTGGTATAGGATCCTGCCAAATTAAATCTTCTTCAGGTACGTCTGGACCAAAATAACGCTCTTTAGGTCCCATATCACGGTGTGTTAATTTAAACCATGCCCGAGCAAAAGCATCTGAAAACGCTTCAAAGTCATTTTTAAATTTTAACGATATTTCCTTATAAATAGGATCTACTTTCATAGCCATATCTGCATCAGTCATTGCTGGATTATGGCGAATTAAAGGATTCTCAACATCTACAGGCTTATCTTCTTCCTTAATACTTATAGGCTCCCATTGCCAAGCTCCTGCAGGACTTTTTCTGGATTCCCATTCATGGTTAAACAACATTTCAAAAAAACCATTATCCCATTTGGTAGGATGGGTTGTCCACGCTCCTTCCAAACCACTAGTTACAGTATCAGCACCCACACCAGTTCTTGTGGGATTAGACCATCCAAAACCTTGATCTTCTATTTCTCCAGCTTCAGGATCAGCCCCCAATATACTTGCATCACCATTTCCATGCATTTTACCAACTGTATGACCTCCTGCGGTTAAGGCAACTGTTTCCTCATCATTCATAGCCATTCTTTTAAAAGTTTCACGAACTTGCGCTCCTGTTTTTAACGGGTCTGGCTTACCATTTACTCCTTCAGGATTAACATAAATTAAACCCATTTGTACAGCCGCCAAAGGATTATCCATTGTATCAGGGCTATCAACATTTGTATAACGCTCGTCACTAGGTGCCAACCATTCTTTTTCTGCTCCCCAATACGTATCTTTTTCTGGATGCCAAACATCTTCGCGTCCAAAAGCAAATCCATAAGTTTTTAACCCCATGCTTTCATAAGCAATAGTGCCTGCCAAAATAATTAAATCAGACCAACTTACTTTATTGCCATATTTTTTCTTTATTGGCCAAAGGAGTCTTCTTGCTTTGTCTAAACTCACATTGTCTGGCCAAGAATTTAATGGTGCAAAACGTTGGCTTCCCGTTCCACCACCCCCACGACCATCTGCAATTCTGTAGGTTCCTGCAGCATGCCATGACATACGAATCATTAAACCTCCGTAGTGCCCCCAATCTGCAGGCCACCAGTCTTGACTATCCGTCATTAAATCATGCAAGTCTTTTTTTAGACCTTCAACATCCAACTCTTTCAATGCATCACGGTAGTTAAAATCTTTCCCTAATGGATTTGTTTTACTATCATGTTGGTGTAAAATATCGAGGTTTAAAGTATTTGGCCACCAATCTGTCACCGACTTTTCGGTAGCTGTATTACCACCATGCATAAAGGGGCATTTTCCCATTTTTGAATCATCCATATTTTTAGTTTTTAAATTTTAACTGGTTTAAGCAATATTCCATAAATTTAATAATTTACAAGCAAAACAAATCATCTTCTTTAATTATTATATCCTATATTTAAATTGGTAAAACTTATATACCAAACAAACCCTTAGTGTTTTAAAAAAAATGGGGTTGTGTTTTTAACCTAATTGACAAAGCAAACTTTACCATAATTAATATTTTGTGATTGCTAATCACAAATTAGAGTTTTATGTTTACCTCATTGCATGCTTACGGCAAAGTATTGGCTATATTAAAAAAAGACTTTGTTTAACATTTTCTTAACGCTATACATAAAAATCATCATACTGATTTCTTTCTTATTCTTATTTAATTAGTACTTTTATCTAAAATTTAAAAACATACAAAATGGCTACAGTAACCTTAAAAGGAAATAAAATAGAAACATCTGGAAACTTACCTACAATTGGAAGTGAGGCTCCTGATTTTAAATTAACAGCCACTGATTTATCTACTAAAACTTTAAGTGATTTTAAAGGAAGTAAAGTTGTTTTAAACATCTTTCCGAGTGTAGATACTGGTACATGTGCACAATCTGTTAGAGAGTTTAACAAAGAGGCAAGCGAATTAAAAAACACTAAAGTATTATGTATTTCTCGTGATTTACCGTTTGCTCACGCTCGCTTTTGCGGATCTGAAGGTTTAGATAATGTCATAAGCCTATCAGACTTTAAAGATGGTAGTTTTGGAAAAACCTATGGCTTAGATTTTGTAACAGGGCCTTTAGAAACATTACATTCAAGAAGCGTAATTGTTTTAGATGAAAATGGTACTATAAAATATACAGAACAAGTTAGCGAAACTGTTGACGAACCAAATTACAAAGCGGCACTTGAAGCTTTATCTAATTAAATGACAAA is a window from the Pseudalgibacter alginicilyticus genome containing:
- a CDS encoding N-formylglutamate amidohydrolase; the protein is MKLIITCEHGGNHIPEKYLSFFKNAENTLCSHQGYDLGALNIFQKLKPLSNYSKYSKTSRLLIELNRSLHHPNVFSKFTKQLSKTEKNTIIKTYYEPYRNNIESKIISYLNTNQRVVHISIHSFTPVLNKMERNCDIGLLFDTSKKEEKFFCKQFKSILKEQDSNFTIRYNYPYLGKADGFTSYLRKKFPENYLGIELEVNQKFSNHNTMNHNLKTVLYNTLKEVVYKHQ
- the panB gene encoding 3-methyl-2-oxobutanoate hydroxymethyltransferase, whose product is MSTAKKEYKRITVKTLVDMKANGEKISMLTAYDYTMAKIVDGAGIDIILVGDSASNVMAGHETTLPITLDQMIYHASSVVRAIDRALVVVDLPFGSYQSDPKEALRSAIRIMKESGAHSVKMEGGKEIKESIKRILNAGIPVMGHLGLTPQSIYKFGTYTVRAKEEQEALNLIEDAQMLERIGCFGIVLEKIPAKLAKKVAESVSIPIIGIGAGNGVDGQVLVLHDMLGMTHEFNPRFLRRYLNLYEDMTKAISKYVDDVKSLEFPNDNEQY
- a CDS encoding RluA family pseudouridine synthase, translated to MSKVLSNKSNLQVLYEDNHIIIINKRAGDIVQGDKTGDKPLSDVVKEYIAEKYNKPGNVYLGVVHRLDRPTTGIVVFARTSKVLPRLNALFVSKNIHKTYWAVVKNKPPKTEDKLIHWLKKNPKNNKSTAHTKEIKDSKKAILHYKTINKLDNYYLLEVNLETGRHHQIRSQLSNIGCTIKGDLKYGFNRSNPDASIHLHARHIAFEHPVKKEPIKISAPPPKDPIWNACL
- the nhaC gene encoding Na+/H+ antiporter NhaC — its product is MEDENNHSKIKTDTKKTIKNRELNIWEALIPVFILISLLAFNIFFVEDQEWLGTYTIQILLLFSGFTAIVIGFFNKVPSSRVIAEIWENLKSVFTPILILFLVGALAGIWLVSGIIPTMIYYGLQVLNPSIFLPACVIICSIISIATGSSWTTSATVGIALIGIGSVLGIHTGMIAGAVISGAYFGDKMSPLSDTTNLAPAIAETDLFTHIRYMSITTVPTIIVTLIVFSLLSVFIETSGNVDITDLLNSIKNTFNISPWLFLVPIAVVVLILLKTKPLIALSTGVIGAIIFAYIFQPELLTKLGDSKLDSIVSSIFSDTQIETDNEKLYDLFSSGGMKGMLWTIYLVVCAMIFGGIMDGIGALARITKSLLSIASSVFGLFSSTVISCIGLNIIASDQYLAIVIPGKMFKKAYKDKGLAPQNLSRTLEDSGTVTSVLIPWNGCGAYQSGVLGVSVSEYFVFAIFNWLSPIMTLIFAAFSIKIKQISSK
- a CDS encoding peroxiredoxin — its product is MALVGKKFPDLNVDAMNDMGDTFKVNVLEEAVNKKKKVVLFWYPKDFTFVCPTELHAFQAALPEFEKRNTIVIGASCDTPEVHFAWLSQAKDNGGIEGVTYPILADSNRNLSSILGILDITNEKFDEETGTVQVEGDNVTYRATYIIDEDGIVQHESINNMPLGRNVGEYIRLVDALTHVQEKGEVCPANWEEGKDAMSPNAKGTAAYLASH
- a CDS encoding thioredoxin family protein, whose amino-acid sequence is MVNEIDQDNLGEIISDNDTVIVQYSATWCGNCRIMKPKFKKLASENENVVFVIADAEKFPESRKLATVDNLPTFATFKSGKFVNQIQTNKLDALKELVSEVL
- a CDS encoding DUF6952 family protein, whose amino-acid sequence is MKLPVIKHLTQFIEENDEDFVLETIETLEALTEVSSLKDEELDVIGELISNMYGAIEVNKMIKDGTPTKEALNNFMKRVLGSIDK
- the katG gene encoding catalase/peroxidase HPI encodes the protein MDDSKMGKCPFMHGGNTATEKSVTDWWPNTLNLDILHQHDSKTNPLGKDFNYRDALKELDVEGLKKDLHDLMTDSQDWWPADWGHYGGLMIRMSWHAAGTYRIADGRGGGGTGSQRFAPLNSWPDNVSLDKARRLLWPIKKKYGNKVSWSDLIILAGTIAYESMGLKTYGFAFGREDVWHPEKDTYWGAEKEWLAPSDERYTNVDSPDTMDNPLAAVQMGLIYVNPEGVNGKPDPLKTGAQVRETFKRMAMNDEETVALTAGGHTVGKMHGNGDASILGADPEAGEIEDQGFGWSNPTRTGVGADTVTSGLEGAWTTHPTKWDNGFFEMLFNHEWESRKSPAGAWQWEPISIKEEDKPVDVENPLIRHNPAMTDADMAMKVDPIYKEISLKFKNDFEAFSDAFARAWFKLTHRDMGPKERYFGPDVPEEDLIWQDPIPKGKTDYDVDAVKVKISNSGLSISEMVSTAWDSARTFRGSDFRGGANGARIRLAPQKDWEGNEPEKLSRVLSILEPIAKEFGISIADTIVLAGNVGVEQAAKNAGFNVSVPFSTGRGDATQEMTDVESFEPLEPIADGYRNWLKKDYVVSSEELMLDRTQLMGLTAPEMTVLMGGMRMLGTNYGGTKHGVFTDNVGALTNDFFVNLTDMSYKWKPVANGVYEICNRKTGEIKWTATRIDLVFGSNSILRAYSEVYAQDDSKEKFVNDFVSAWTKVMNLDRF
- the tpx gene encoding thiol peroxidase; translated protein: MATVTLKGNKIETSGNLPTIGSEAPDFKLTATDLSTKTLSDFKGSKVVLNIFPSVDTGTCAQSVREFNKEASELKNTKVLCISRDLPFAHARFCGSEGLDNVISLSDFKDGSFGKTYGLDFVTGPLETLHSRSVIVLDENGTIKYTEQVSETVDEPNYKAALEALSN